Proteins encoded together in one Amblyomma americanum isolate KBUSLIRL-KWMA chromosome 1, ASM5285725v1, whole genome shotgun sequence window:
- the LOC144127466 gene encoding uncharacterized protein LOC144127466: protein MTQKSVFIASQETNYEAKHGCEPFYGRISHLQGIRGDEGRIRDAPREGRPPATTPDEDLAIVAAVSCELTLSLAEVRNELGPRVSLSTNRRRLNEAGLRSRVACQRPWLSQRHKQQRLEFTREHISWGPEEWRLVIFSDESTFVSRWDQQQRVWRLIDALQELGVQLVSWPPKGADFNLIEQIWGMMKRNLAMRTFQHQSKAELWAAMSEEWEKLSGLADLVPRLYASILKRIADAVHANGAFTRN from the exons ATGACTCAAAAGagcgtgtttattgcttcccaagagacgaactACGAAGCAAAGCATGGTTGCGAGCCATTctacggaaggatttcacacctacagggcattcgagg AGACGAAGGCCGCATACGGGACGCACCAAGGGAAGGGCGACCTCCCGCAACTACTCCCGATGAAGACCTAGCCATCGTTGCTGCAGTCAGTTGCGAGCTGACGTTGAGCCTCGCCGAAGTCAGAAATGAGCTGGGTCCGCGGGTCTCTCTGAGCACTAACCGCAGGAGGCTAAACGAAGCTGGCCTAAGAAGTCGGGTAGCATGCCAGAGGCCTTGGCTTAGCCAGAGACACAAACAGCAACGGCTGGAGTTTACCCGCGAGCACATATCTTGGGGCCCAGAGGAATGGCGGCTCGTAATATTTTCCGATGAGTCGACGTTTGTGAGCCGCTGGGACCAGCAGCAACGCGTCTG GAGATTGATCGACGCGCTTCAGGAACTAGGCGTGCAGCTGGTTTCATGGCCTCCCAAGGGTGCTGACTTCAATTTAATCGAGCAAATATGGGGAATGATGAAGAGGAACCTGGCGATGCGCACATTTCAGCACCAGTCCAAGGCAGAACTCTGGGCAGCGATGAGCGAAGAATGGGAGAAGCTGAGCGGACTGGCAGATCTCGTGCCCCGTTTGTATGCCTCCATACTGAAGCGTATTGCAGACGCAGTCCATGCGAACGGTGCCTTCACACGCAACTAA
- the LOC144116080 gene encoding uncharacterized protein LOC144116080 isoform X1, whose translation MAAYIVHGDELPLGALAWDEIEAVYNLLPEPTPRGNLRECGLLDIKRLDPEEFQRMFRFHKEDYSRPLSALRVREEFVSPQRLRVPGNEALGMTFRRLAYSSPLWIRAAVSPT comes from the coding sequence ATGGCCGCATATATTGTGCATGGTGACGAGCTGCCTCTTGGCGCATTGGCTTGGGATGAGATTGAAGCTGTTTACAATCTCTTGCCTGAGCCCACACCACGCGGTAACTTGCGTGAGTGCGGCCTGCTGGATATTAAACGTCTCGACCCTGAAGAATTTCAGCGCATGTTCAGGTTCCACAAGGAGGACTACTCGAGGCCACTGTCTGCGCTAAGGGTCCGAGAGGAATTCGTAAGCCCTCAGCGGCTGAGGGTTCCCGGCAATGAAGCACTCGGGATGACGTTTCGTCGCCTCGCCTATTCATCGCCTCTGTGGATTAGAGCTGCTGTTTCACCGACATAG